A part of Neodiprion pinetum isolate iyNeoPine1 chromosome 4, iyNeoPine1.2, whole genome shotgun sequence genomic DNA contains:
- the LOC124217568 gene encoding ankyrin repeat and SOCS box protein 14 isoform X2: MLEHRTIFDMPAECIANPLQRELADSIIRMQTLDEIRILLACGAKPNEPVTQGLRPLHYAVWQRYEEAAQLLLVRGADIDAIDECGYSALHLAAEHGYLDLVKLLLKYGAKVDHRADTGELFPRTMLCDEPLRLALRNRHIEVARVLLEAGANPNKRYFFGSEINLVSPIDLECLELLLAFGALPNTRDRAGLTPLMKAARLPQGVTSVLLLLSYGASVNDYADARHDYRTVLHYAILGGDPEVINLLLKQGARLDLGPDYQKPSALDLAILKGDPSIVEMLLNAGANVNASSPIIGSPLHVACADNIPNRLEILSMLLERGADPNLVIRSDEGPALRPVLAEYVASNENPSVEVVALLLKYGARVVIKTQYRDPHGILNSLQNTADKPLLLRALLEAAESFDPCMIRRSSSLTDAQRALVMEAAQTPLPLTHQARLIVRKLCGPGLPKIVNSLQLPQSLHRYLLYDFY; this comes from the exons ATGCCGGCGGAGTGCATAGCCAACCCCCTGCAGCGCGAATTAGCCGACTCAATAATTCGCATGCAAACTCTGGACGAGATCCGTATCCTTCTCGCGTGTGGTGCAAAGCCAAATGAGCCCGTAACCCAGGGTCTCCGACCTTTGCACTACGCCGTTTGGCAGAGGTACGAGGAAGCCGCGCAACTTCTGCTGGTACGAGGAGCCGACATCGACGCCATCGACGAGTGCGGATACTCGGCGCTCCATCTCGCCGCTGAACACGGCTATTTGGACTTGGTGAAGCTCCTCCTGAAATATGGAGCCAAGGTCGACCACCGTGCCGATACCGGAGAGCTTTTTCCCAGAACGATGCTGTGCGACGAGCCCCTCAGACTCGCCCTTAGGAATCGCCACATCGAGGTGGCCAGGGTGCTTCTCGAGGCTGGTGCCAACCCGAACAAACGATACTTTTTTGGCTCGGAGATAAATCTGGTATCACCGATAGATCTGGAGTGTTTAGAGCTCCTCTTGGCTTTCGGTGCTTTACCAAACACCAGAGATCGCGCTGGACTTACGCCGCTTATGAAAGCCGCACGGTTACCGCAG GGTGTGACGTCGGTCTTGCTCTTACTGAGCTACGGCGCTAGCGTGAATGATTACGCCGATGCCAGGCACGATTATCGGACAGTTTTACATTACGCCATTCTTGGAGGAGATCCAGAGGTGATCAATCTGCTGTTGAAGCAAGGTGCCAGACTAGACCTGGGGCCCGATTATCAGAAGCCGTCAGCCTTGGACCTGGCCATCCTTAAGGGAGACCCGAGCATTGTTGAAATGCTTTTGAACGCAG gAGCAAACGTGAACGCATCGTCGCCTATAATCGGGTCTCCGCTGCACGTCGCGTGCGCGGATAACATCCCAAATCGTCTTGAAATACTGAGCATGCTCCTGGAGCGAGGCGCAGATCCTAATCTGGTGATCAGAAGTGACGAGGGTCCTGCGCTGCGTCCTGTCCTTGCAGAGTACGTCGCCTCTAACGAGAATCCGTCGGTGGAGGTGGTGGCCCTCCTTTTGAAATACGGCGCCAGGGTCGTAATAAAAACCCAGTATCGCGATCCTCACGGGATTTTAAATTCCCTGCAAAACACGGCGGACAAGCCGCTGCTTCTCCGCGCCCTCCTCGAAGCCGCGGAGAGCTTTGATCCCTGCATGATTCGCAGATCCAGCAGCCTCACCGACGCCCAGAGAGCCCTGGTCATGGAGGCGGCCCAAACTCCGCTGCCTCTAACGCATCAGGCTCGTCTAATTGTCCGGAAACTGTGCGGACCCGGACTGCCGAAAATAGTCAATAGTCTTCAGCTGCCTCAGTCGCTGCACCGTTACTTGCTCTACGATTTTTACTGA
- the LOC124217568 gene encoding ankyrin repeat and SOCS box protein 14 isoform X3 codes for MPAECIANPLQRELADSIIRMQTLDEIRILLACGAKPNEPVTQGLRPLHYAVWQRYEEAAQLLLVRGADIDAIDECGYSALHLAAEHGYLDLVKLLLKYGAKVDHRADTGELFPRTMLCDEPLRLALRNRHIEVARVLLEAGANPNKRYFFGSEINLVSPIDLECLELLLAFGALPNTRDRAGLTPLMKAARLPQGVTSVLLLLSYGASVNDYADARHDYRTVLHYAILGGDPEVINLLLKQGARLDLGPDYQKPSALDLAILKGDPSIVEMLLNAGANVNASSPIIGSPLHVACADNIPNRLEILSMLLERGADPNLVIRSDEGPALRPVLAEYVASNENPSVEVVALLLKYGARVVIKTQYRDPHGILNSLQNTADKPLLLRALLEAAESFDPCMIRRSSSLTDAQRALVMEAAQTPLPLTHQARLIVRKLCGPGLPKIVNSLQLPQSLHRYLLYDFY; via the exons ATGCCGGCGGAGTGCATAGCCAACCCCCTGCAGCGCGAATTAGCCGACTCAATAATTCGCATGCAAACTCTGGACGAGATCCGTATCCTTCTCGCGTGTGGTGCAAAGCCAAATGAGCCCGTAACCCAGGGTCTCCGACCTTTGCACTACGCCGTTTGGCAGAGGTACGAGGAAGCCGCGCAACTTCTGCTGGTACGAGGAGCCGACATCGACGCCATCGACGAGTGCGGATACTCGGCGCTCCATCTCGCCGCTGAACACGGCTATTTGGACTTGGTGAAGCTCCTCCTGAAATATGGAGCCAAGGTCGACCACCGTGCCGATACCGGAGAGCTTTTTCCCAGAACGATGCTGTGCGACGAGCCCCTCAGACTCGCCCTTAGGAATCGCCACATCGAGGTGGCCAGGGTGCTTCTCGAGGCTGGTGCCAACCCGAACAAACGATACTTTTTTGGCTCGGAGATAAATCTGGTATCACCGATAGATCTGGAGTGTTTAGAGCTCCTCTTGGCTTTCGGTGCTTTACCAAACACCAGAGATCGCGCTGGACTTACGCCGCTTATGAAAGCCGCACGGTTACCGCAG GGTGTGACGTCGGTCTTGCTCTTACTGAGCTACGGCGCTAGCGTGAATGATTACGCCGATGCCAGGCACGATTATCGGACAGTTTTACATTACGCCATTCTTGGAGGAGATCCAGAGGTGATCAATCTGCTGTTGAAGCAAGGTGCCAGACTAGACCTGGGGCCCGATTATCAGAAGCCGTCAGCCTTGGACCTGGCCATCCTTAAGGGAGACCCGAGCATTGTTGAAATGCTTTTGAACGCAG gAGCAAACGTGAACGCATCGTCGCCTATAATCGGGTCTCCGCTGCACGTCGCGTGCGCGGATAACATCCCAAATCGTCTTGAAATACTGAGCATGCTCCTGGAGCGAGGCGCAGATCCTAATCTGGTGATCAGAAGTGACGAGGGTCCTGCGCTGCGTCCTGTCCTTGCAGAGTACGTCGCCTCTAACGAGAATCCGTCGGTGGAGGTGGTGGCCCTCCTTTTGAAATACGGCGCCAGGGTCGTAATAAAAACCCAGTATCGCGATCCTCACGGGATTTTAAATTCCCTGCAAAACACGGCGGACAAGCCGCTGCTTCTCCGCGCCCTCCTCGAAGCCGCGGAGAGCTTTGATCCCTGCATGATTCGCAGATCCAGCAGCCTCACCGACGCCCAGAGAGCCCTGGTCATGGAGGCGGCCCAAACTCCGCTGCCTCTAACGCATCAGGCTCGTCTAATTGTCCGGAAACTGTGCGGACCCGGACTGCCGAAAATAGTCAATAGTCTTCAGCTGCCTCAGTCGCTGCACCGTTACTTGCTCTACGATTTTTACTGA
- the LOC124217568 gene encoding ankyrin repeat and SOCS box protein 14 isoform X1, with translation MHIHHHNLYTTDVIKLEKITVLHCLNADITEAIFTMPAECIANPLQRELADSIIRMQTLDEIRILLACGAKPNEPVTQGLRPLHYAVWQRYEEAAQLLLVRGADIDAIDECGYSALHLAAEHGYLDLVKLLLKYGAKVDHRADTGELFPRTMLCDEPLRLALRNRHIEVARVLLEAGANPNKRYFFGSEINLVSPIDLECLELLLAFGALPNTRDRAGLTPLMKAARLPQGVTSVLLLLSYGASVNDYADARHDYRTVLHYAILGGDPEVINLLLKQGARLDLGPDYQKPSALDLAILKGDPSIVEMLLNAGANVNASSPIIGSPLHVACADNIPNRLEILSMLLERGADPNLVIRSDEGPALRPVLAEYVASNENPSVEVVALLLKYGARVVIKTQYRDPHGILNSLQNTADKPLLLRALLEAAESFDPCMIRRSSSLTDAQRALVMEAAQTPLPLTHQARLIVRKLCGPGLPKIVNSLQLPQSLHRYLLYDFY, from the exons ATGCACATACATCATCATAATTTATATACGACCGATGTCATCAAACTCGAAAAAATAACTGTGCTTCATTGTTTGAACGCCGATATCACAGAAGCAATTTTCACG ATGCCGGCGGAGTGCATAGCCAACCCCCTGCAGCGCGAATTAGCCGACTCAATAATTCGCATGCAAACTCTGGACGAGATCCGTATCCTTCTCGCGTGTGGTGCAAAGCCAAATGAGCCCGTAACCCAGGGTCTCCGACCTTTGCACTACGCCGTTTGGCAGAGGTACGAGGAAGCCGCGCAACTTCTGCTGGTACGAGGAGCCGACATCGACGCCATCGACGAGTGCGGATACTCGGCGCTCCATCTCGCCGCTGAACACGGCTATTTGGACTTGGTGAAGCTCCTCCTGAAATATGGAGCCAAGGTCGACCACCGTGCCGATACCGGAGAGCTTTTTCCCAGAACGATGCTGTGCGACGAGCCCCTCAGACTCGCCCTTAGGAATCGCCACATCGAGGTGGCCAGGGTGCTTCTCGAGGCTGGTGCCAACCCGAACAAACGATACTTTTTTGGCTCGGAGATAAATCTGGTATCACCGATAGATCTGGAGTGTTTAGAGCTCCTCTTGGCTTTCGGTGCTTTACCAAACACCAGAGATCGCGCTGGACTTACGCCGCTTATGAAAGCCGCACGGTTACCGCAG GGTGTGACGTCGGTCTTGCTCTTACTGAGCTACGGCGCTAGCGTGAATGATTACGCCGATGCCAGGCACGATTATCGGACAGTTTTACATTACGCCATTCTTGGAGGAGATCCAGAGGTGATCAATCTGCTGTTGAAGCAAGGTGCCAGACTAGACCTGGGGCCCGATTATCAGAAGCCGTCAGCCTTGGACCTGGCCATCCTTAAGGGAGACCCGAGCATTGTTGAAATGCTTTTGAACGCAG gAGCAAACGTGAACGCATCGTCGCCTATAATCGGGTCTCCGCTGCACGTCGCGTGCGCGGATAACATCCCAAATCGTCTTGAAATACTGAGCATGCTCCTGGAGCGAGGCGCAGATCCTAATCTGGTGATCAGAAGTGACGAGGGTCCTGCGCTGCGTCCTGTCCTTGCAGAGTACGTCGCCTCTAACGAGAATCCGTCGGTGGAGGTGGTGGCCCTCCTTTTGAAATACGGCGCCAGGGTCGTAATAAAAACCCAGTATCGCGATCCTCACGGGATTTTAAATTCCCTGCAAAACACGGCGGACAAGCCGCTGCTTCTCCGCGCCCTCCTCGAAGCCGCGGAGAGCTTTGATCCCTGCATGATTCGCAGATCCAGCAGCCTCACCGACGCCCAGAGAGCCCTGGTCATGGAGGCGGCCCAAACTCCGCTGCCTCTAACGCATCAGGCTCGTCTAATTGTCCGGAAACTGTGCGGACCCGGACTGCCGAAAATAGTCAATAGTCTTCAGCTGCCTCAGTCGCTGCACCGTTACTTGCTCTACGATTTTTACTGA